The Toxotes jaculatrix isolate fToxJac2 chromosome 14, fToxJac2.pri, whole genome shotgun sequence genomic interval CAGAGACATCAGAATGAGAATCAGCGAGTCCaggagacaggtggagacaggGACGCACCTGGACAGGTTCCAGAACCGACAGCAGGATCACAGGGGCtattcatgtgttcatccaCCTTCAATGAGGTTAATTGAAGGTTAGCTGCAGGTTAGCTGTAGGTTagtctctgtcctcagtgtgttgTGGACAGAAGCAGCTGGGTGCAGGACGGactctgacctgctgctctGATGCTGATTAGAGGAATTAGAGAAAATGAACTGGCAGCTGTTTTGGAAACACACGAATCGTTTCAGCCTCTTTCCAAGAAGAAACAGTCCAACGTTGGACATTTTGTGCGGATGTTGGACTGATGGACAGACTGATGAGGGAAATAATGGTTAGTTGTGGCTTTAATCGAGATCATTGCAGATTCAACTCAATTCAATTTATatcaaatcataacagaagaaCTGGTCCAAGCTCTGAACCTTGTGGAACTTCATGTCTAACGTCTGTGTTCATGGACGACTCGTTGACGTGTACCGACTGAAAtcgatctgattggtcagaccTAAACCAGCTGGGCGCGGCTCCTTTGATACCAGttaaatgttccagtctctgtaacAGGACGTGATGGTTGATGGTATCAGAGCTTTAAAGCTTCTAAACTTTATTCGTCCTTGAAAACATTTGGGGCCGAACTTGCTGTAGAACaaagtcaaatgaaaatgtgctcAGCAGGAATACACAGTATGAACAGCATAACGTCTCATCACAGATTATCAGTGACAGAGACACTTTGTCCTCTGTCATATGAACCTTCTAAAAGGTTTTTATCGGAGTGACGTGAGACGCTGACATTTACAGACACGGACTCTTTCAGCCTGTAAAACGAATCTAAACCATTGATCAGTTatcagaggagctgctgataaGTCGGTGATCGACTAACCAACGTGTCTCCGTcacaaaacaaagtgtgtgtaaGTTAAATGAAACGTCTGGATGAACTGTGGGAACAGAAAACTTGGCTTCAGCCTGAGATTGTGCAAAACACTGCAGATATTTGTCGACTTGTGTAAGAGGACAGGAGTGATTACTGTGAGCtgtgcaggacacacacagacacacacacacagacacacacacagggaaaagcAGTGAAACCTCAGCCCTGGTGTGAACTGAGCTAACAGCTGATTGGCTTCTGTTCTGTCGGCGTAGAACAATAAAGATCTACTGATCTTGAATTTACAGAGTAAACATAGGTTTGgtattttcattatcagcagctgcagagaggaagaggaagggcgGCGTCTCTGTTTTAAGTTAAGAGACGGAGCGGGGACAGActgctgtctcactgtctcacttcACTCTGTGTAGATTTCACCACATCAGGTCTGCAGCACCTGAAGTCCAGAGTCCAGGATGACTCAGTGAGGTGAACACATGAGGTGAAAACATGAGCCCCAGAGGAAGCAACAAGAAGGGAGAAGGATGAAGTGATGTGGGCGAATAAATACAAACCCGGTccgtctctgctctgtctcttccaGGAGAGACGGCGAGCCTCCTCTGATCAGAGGCTGGATCCCGTTCGTCGGAAAAGCTCTGCAGTTCGGAAAAGACGCACATGCGTTTCTGGAAGAACACAAGAAGAAATTTGGAGACGTTTTTACAGTGTACATAGCTGgttggtacacacacacacacgcacacacacacacactaccccACCTCTGATAAGCATGGAGCCTCTGTACAAAGTTAATGTTTGACAGAgctcaaacaacaaaaatgaccacaaagagacacacaacagccacagacacacaaagagacacagacagaaaacagtgtgACTGTTAAAGACACTGGTCTCCGTGCTGTGATCATCAGAGCTCTGGGCTCGTTTACACGTTCTGACCATCCTGTCATTGGCTGCTCTGTTGACTCAGGTGTGCTTTTCTCTGCAGGTAAGTACATGACCTTCATCATGGACCCTTTAGTGTATCCGAGCATCATCAAACATGGCCGACAGCTGGACTTCCACGAGTTCTCCAACAGGGTGGCTCCCTACACCTTCGGCTACCCTTCCGTCAACAGTGGGAAGTTCCCCGGCCTGAAGGAGGAGATCAGCCgctccttccacctcctccagggaGACGGTCTCTCGTCCCTGACAGAGAGTATGATGGGTAACCTCATGCTGGTGTTTCGTCAGGACCACTTGGGGGAGGTGCCGGAGGAGGAGGGCGGCTGGAAGAGCGGCAGCTTGTACCAGTTCTGTTACGCAGTCATGTTCGAAGCCACCTTCCTCACCATGTACGGCAGGCCGCAGTTCGCCCGCCGCCACGGCGGGATGGGGGCACTGAGGGAGGACTTCATCAAGTTTGACACCATGTTTCCCCTCCTCATCGCTCAGATCCCCCTCTGGCTGCTGGGACGGACCAAGGCAATCCGCGAGAAGCTCATCAACTACTTCCTGCCGCAGAGGATGTCGCTCTGGTCAAACGCCTCGCAGTTCATCAAGAGACGATCTGAGCTGTTTGACCAGCATGACACGCTGAGGGACTTCGATAAAGCAGGTAGACCAGTAGgagtttcctgtttcctgtcagaaCATGGTTCTGCTGCTCCCTGAAAGATTAACAAGTCCTCTAACGTAGACCAGACACTGAACAGCTCAGGTGATGTGCCACCTCTTCAGGTGTGCTCCAGGATTGGTTAAGATCCAGGGAGGATTGCCATCATAGTTAAAAGACTTTACAGGTGTTCAGACCACACAGAGACGAAAATGTCTTTaaggagacacagaaacacagaatgaaCTGTATGTACATTCTAGTTATTCCACTTTTAAACAAAGACAGATCCTTGTTTGGCGTCTCTGACATCTGTCTCTGGAGGAGCgactctgctgcagcttctcagagctgtttctgcttttagtcagaaatctgttttttcttactgtttccCAGAATCTCACAGAGCAGATGTTTGGACGTGAGTCAGCTTTGCTGGGTTCTCCTGtggttttctgtctgcttctgATTCAGGGTTTCaggttccagcacagctttctcatgactgactgacagtaCACCACGACTTGGTCTCCACACAGGCACATTTATGGAGGCAGGAAAAAGGAGCTGGATCTTTTGGAATCGTCTGAGTTTCTGTAGAAATGTAAAACATGTTCAGATCTTCATCTGAGTTAcagtcacaaacaaacacaatctgtgtTAACAGTAAGATTGTTCTGCTGTTCTCATCCACGTTGAACATCATCCCAGAGGTGAAGGGCGATGGAGGGAGCATCAGGATCTGGGGCTCTGCTACACCTAGACCTGGTTTCAGGGAGTCTGTGACCAGCCAGAGCCCAGACCTGAGCTCAGAGAACAGgtctgagctgaagcagctctgCAGGCTGACTGGTCCAGAACTACTCCTGAGCGCGGTATAGGTCCGATCCTCAGGTACTGAACACCTGGTCTGAGGTTCCATCAGTTATTAAATCTAAGAGTTTACCTACTTTTCCCTCCAGGACTGTTTAATGACTGTGTTCAGTCCAGACCTGACAgatcctgtctgtggtttcatCTCAACAGTTTGTCTGAACTTGTGACTCAGATGAAGAGCAGATCAGATTAAAACCAGCTCAGTCACAGGTTCACTGACTGTTTCCTGCCTCTCTGGGTGAGGTGTGGGTGACGTGTGTCCCCTCAGCACCCTGACTCACCCCCTGTTCCTCCTTCCCCGTCTTAACTTGCAGCTCATCACTTCGCCATCCTCTGGGCAGCTGTGGGTAACACTGTCCCCGCCACCTTCTGGGCCATGTACCACCTGGTGAGCCACCCTGAGGCCCTGGAGATGGTCCGACAGGAGATCCACGAGGTCCTGAGACTCAGCAGAGTGGAGTTCAGCCCCAACAGAGACGTGTCgctcagcagagagcagctggagaaaCTCCTCTACCTGGGTACTCTGGTTTCTGTGGTTCTGGGAGGGTTCAGAACTGCAGATGTTGACATCTGGTTATTTCGACTTGTCACTGCTCCAGTGAAAAAGCCTCATTTGTCCCTGGAGCTTCTTTTTAGTGACACTCAGCTGATGTTCCTCACACCGAGAGAACACCACAGATCGAGTCTGTCAGTTCTCAAAGTTTCATTCACTGAGACAAACTACAGACATGAGAACAGTCCATCTCTGCGTcttcacaaaatacaaatgaatttACCTCAGAGCACAGTAAACAGACTGAAGCATAGTTAGAAACAATGGGacatgagacaacaaacaatagATAAAATGtatgttattattaataatacagATAGACGTGGTGGACTTTGGACCTGCCACAGAGCGTTCTTCGTCTCCGTGGCTGCAGCCTGGTTACAGGGTTCAGTTTCTGTGGACCATCAGCTGAATCTGCACACAGATCAGATGTTCCAGActttaatgttttcatgttcacaCGGTAACAGTGTCGCCTCGAGCCTCTCGGGCCTCATGGACTGGGCAAGACTCTGTCCCTGTCAGTCATTCAGACACGTTTTCAGTGGGTGTTGGTCTAAGCCTTTGTTTCTGGTCCACTGAACACCGCTGTCCTCCGGCCTCTCAGGGCTACAGCCACAATCCAAAACGCAGCACGGTAACCACAATCTGACCTCCCTCCACAGAGAGCTCCATCAACGAGAGCCTGCGCCTGTCCTCAGCTTCCATGAACATCCGGGTGGCTC includes:
- the LOC121193435 gene encoding cytochrome P450 7B1, with protein sequence MSPLLLLLLGFLSLLLCVLRRRNRRDGEPPLIRGWIPFVGKALQFGKDAHAFLEEHKKKFGDVFTVYIAGKYMTFIMDPLVYPSIIKHGRQLDFHEFSNRVAPYTFGYPSVNSGKFPGLKEEISRSFHLLQGDGLSSLTESMMGNLMLVFRQDHLGEVPEEEGGWKSGSLYQFCYAVMFEATFLTMYGRPQFARRHGGMGALREDFIKFDTMFPLLIAQIPLWLLGRTKAIREKLINYFLPQRMSLWSNASQFIKRRSELFDQHDTLRDFDKAAHHFAILWAAVGNTVPATFWAMYHLVSHPEALEMVRQEIHEVLRLSRVEFSPNRDVSLSREQLEKLLYLESSINESLRLSSASMNIRVAQEDFSLRLDSERSVAVRKGDIIALYPQSMHLDPEIYEEPQTFRFDRYVQDGKEKTNFYKDSQKLKYYLMPFGSGSSMCPGRYFAINEIKQFLCLLLLYFDLQLEEGQTRATLDSSRAGLGILLPATDVRFRYRLRTV